Proteins encoded together in one Halothermothrix orenii H 168 window:
- the dapB gene encoding 4-hydroxy-tetrahydrodipicolinate reductase, with the protein MKRVLVNGAMGKMGQEVVKTVVEETEDLLVGACDMKGIGENIMDLLGLKGDRVTIYGDLTEAIQKTNPDVIIDFTIPEVVMNNIKTGLSHKVHMIVGTTGITEVDLKEIKDLAEANNVNALIVPNFAIGAVLMMEFSREAARYFKDVEIIELHHNQKIDAPSGTSIKTAELINRNMNNCENNGINEIERIKGARGGNKNGVNIHSVRLPGLVAHQEVIFGGEGQTLTIRHDSYSRKSFMPGVKLALKKITDINGLVYGLEKIL; encoded by the coding sequence GTGAAAAGGGTTTTAGTTAACGGAGCCATGGGCAAGATGGGTCAGGAAGTAGTAAAGACTGTAGTTGAAGAAACTGAAGATTTATTGGTCGGTGCCTGTGATATGAAAGGCATTGGAGAAAATATTATGGATCTGTTAGGTTTGAAGGGGGACAGAGTGACAATATACGGTGATCTTACAGAAGCGATCCAGAAAACAAATCCAGATGTAATAATAGACTTTACGATACCTGAAGTTGTGATGAACAATATAAAGACAGGTCTTTCCCATAAAGTACATATGATTGTAGGCACTACCGGAATTACTGAGGTTGATTTAAAGGAAATTAAGGACCTGGCTGAAGCAAATAATGTAAATGCATTAATCGTACCCAACTTTGCAATAGGGGCGGTTTTGATGATGGAGTTTTCAAGAGAAGCGGCCAGGTATTTTAAGGATGTTGAGATAATTGAATTACATCATAATCAGAAGATTGATGCTCCTTCAGGTACTTCTATAAAAACTGCTGAATTAATTAATAGAAACATGAATAACTGTGAAAACAATGGAATTAATGAAATTGAAAGAATCAAGGGGGCCCGGGGAGGAAATAAAAATGGAGTAAATATTCACAGTGTAAGATTACCCGGCCTTGTGGCCCATCAGGAAGTTATCTTCGGTGGAGAAGGCCAGACCTTAACCATAAGACATGATTCATATAGTAGAAAATCATTTATGCCAGGGGTAAAGCTTGCCCTCAAGAAAATAACTGATATTAATGGTCTGGTATATGGACTTGAAAAAATACTGTAA
- the ribH gene encoding 6,7-dimethyl-8-ribityllumazine synthase: MRNVIEGQLIGNGIRAGIIVSRFNDFITEKLLEGALDGLRRHGVKEEDISIIRVPGSFEIPLIASKAARSGRYDGIICLGVVIRGETPHFEYVSAEVSKGIAKVALDTGVPVIFAVLTTDNIEQAIARAGTKHGNKGFDAALSLIEMVNLMKAMSV; this comes from the coding sequence ATGAGAAATGTTATTGAAGGCCAATTGATTGGTAATGGTATAAGGGCAGGGATAATAGTCAGCCGCTTTAATGATTTTATAACTGAAAAACTATTGGAGGGTGCTCTTGATGGTTTGAGAAGGCATGGTGTTAAAGAGGAAGATATAAGCATTATAAGGGTTCCCGGTTCCTTTGAAATACCCCTTATTGCTTCAAAAGCAGCCAGGTCAGGCAGATATGATGGCATAATCTGCCTGGGTGTAGTAATAAGGGGTGAAACACCCCATTTTGAATATGTCTCTGCAGAGGTATCTAAAGGCATAGCCAAGGTTGCCCTTGATACGGGGGTGCCTGTAATATTTGCTGTCCTGACTACTGATAACATAGAACAGGCCATCGCCCGGGCTGGTACCAAACATGGCAATAAGGGTTTTGATGCTGCCCTGTCCCTGATAGAGATGGTTAACTTGATGAAGGCAATGTCTGTTTAA
- a CDS encoding DMT family transporter → MPNKYLPVISGITFSTIFGFSFMFTKEALDIISPFQLLGYRFATAALVLTLLYVTGLIKINLKGKKLGLLFTLALIQPVLYFVFETLGIHLTTSSEAGLMISLIPVVVAILASIFLKEKPNRVQLFFIILSVVGVAFIMVMKGALSVEKNYFGIFLLLGAVSMAGIYNILSRKLSLNFKPVEITFVMMWFGAIFFNIISFWQIRGNWKIYFGIILRPHVLTSVMYLGILSSVVAFFLVNFTLSRIQSFQSAVFSNLTTVISVMAGIIFRNEPFYWFQIIGAVMIITGVWGTNYYGRNLKKKAEELPA, encoded by the coding sequence ATGCCTAATAAATATTTGCCCGTTATTTCCGGAATAACATTCTCGACAATTTTTGGGTTTTCTTTTATGTTTACAAAAGAAGCCCTGGATATAATTTCCCCCTTTCAACTGCTTGGATACAGGTTTGCAACTGCCGCCCTGGTTTTAACCCTTTTATATGTGACAGGATTGATAAAAATAAATCTAAAAGGAAAAAAACTGGGACTATTATTCACTCTGGCGTTGATTCAGCCTGTCTTATATTTTGTCTTTGAAACCCTGGGAATTCATTTGACTACATCATCGGAAGCGGGATTAATGATTTCTTTGATTCCCGTTGTTGTTGCCATTTTAGCCTCAATTTTTCTAAAGGAAAAACCTAACCGGGTTCAGTTATTTTTTATTATCCTTTCAGTGGTCGGGGTGGCTTTTATCATGGTAATGAAGGGGGCACTGTCAGTAGAAAAGAATTATTTTGGCATTTTCCTTTTACTGGGTGCTGTTTCCATGGCAGGTATATATAATATATTATCAAGGAAATTATCCTTAAATTTTAAACCGGTGGAAATAACATTTGTTATGATGTGGTTCGGTGCTATTTTTTTTAATATTATCAGTTTCTGGCAAATCAGGGGTAACTGGAAAATCTATTTTGGGATAATACTCAGACCACATGTATTAACGTCAGTCATGTATCTTGGTATATTATCTTCTGTTGTAGCTTTTTTCCTGGTTAATTTTACCCTTTCCCGGATCCAGTCATTTCAATCAGCTGTCTTTTCCAATTTGACAACCGTTATTTCCGTTATGGCCGGGATAATTTTTAGAAATGAACCTTTTTACTGGTTTCAGATAATAGGAGCTGTTATGATTATAACTGGGGTTTGGGGTACCAACTATTATGGTAGAAATTTAAAAAAGAAGGCCGAGGAGCTGCCCGCTTAA
- the glgP gene encoding alpha-glucan family phosphorylase produces the protein MAENKEKIAYFCMEYGLDQKLPLYAGGLGVLAGDYLKAAHDKKAPIIGIGMLWWQDYTTQLIGKDGYPHDTYPTYSFDYIEDTGITVTVQIEGKDVNCKIYKTNQFENAPLYLLDAGHPDSEFGWINDRLYGGDDRKRIAQEIVLGIGGVRALRALNIEVDKYHFNEGHAAFAGFELIREKMNNNNMDFENALEETRKEIVFTTHTPVSAGNEQHHLDLIESMGANNGLTREQLWQIGGDPFNMTAACLHMSYVANGVSKLHGETARRMWQHLDKKAPIISITNGVHVKTWQNPEIKEAFEQNKNLWDVHMKYKKKLVNFIAEKTDARMNPDNLIVGFARRAAPYKRSELIFRDTDKIDDLLTSGKMQLVFSGKAHPNDHYGKDIVATLVKMDQKYKDNVVFLENYGMKITKYLVQGCDVWLNNPRRPLEASGTSGMKAAINGVLNLSVLDGWVAEGPEHGISGWIIDEVFESLDEKLEEDEKDLKALYKILREEVIPIYYNDRDRWEEMMKASIAMSHRKFSAARMLEDYYNLMYNKKAEPALI, from the coding sequence ATGGCTGAAAACAAAGAAAAAATAGCTTATTTTTGTATGGAATATGGTCTTGATCAAAAATTACCCCTTTATGCCGGGGGTCTGGGGGTTTTAGCCGGGGATTATTTGAAAGCTGCCCATGACAAAAAGGCCCCGATTATCGGTATAGGTATGCTCTGGTGGCAGGATTATACAACCCAGCTTATTGGTAAAGATGGTTATCCCCATGATACGTATCCAACATATAGCTTTGATTATATAGAAGATACAGGGATTACTGTTACTGTCCAGATTGAAGGAAAAGACGTAAACTGTAAAATCTATAAAACTAATCAGTTTGAAAATGCCCCCCTGTACTTGCTTGATGCCGGCCATCCTGATAGTGAATTTGGCTGGATTAATGACAGATTATATGGTGGTGATGACCGAAAAAGAATAGCCCAGGAAATTGTTCTGGGAATAGGTGGTGTCCGTGCTTTAAGGGCCCTAAATATTGAAGTCGATAAATACCATTTCAATGAAGGTCATGCAGCCTTTGCTGGTTTTGAATTAATAAGGGAAAAAATGAATAACAACAATATGGATTTCGAAAATGCCCTGGAAGAGACCAGAAAGGAAATTGTTTTTACTACCCATACACCTGTTTCAGCCGGTAATGAACAGCACCACCTGGATTTAATTGAAAGTATGGGAGCTAACAATGGACTAACAAGAGAACAATTATGGCAAATCGGTGGCGATCCCTTTAATATGACAGCCGCCTGTTTACATATGTCATATGTTGCAAATGGTGTTTCCAAACTCCATGGAGAAACGGCCAGGCGAATGTGGCAGCATCTTGATAAAAAAGCCCCTATTATCTCTATCACCAATGGAGTTCATGTTAAAACATGGCAAAACCCTGAAATTAAAGAAGCCTTTGAGCAAAATAAAAACCTGTGGGATGTTCATATGAAGTATAAAAAGAAACTGGTTAATTTCATTGCGGAAAAAACAGATGCCAGGATGAACCCAGATAACCTTATCGTCGGCTTTGCCCGTCGGGCTGCCCCCTATAAAAGAAGTGAACTAATATTCAGAGATACAGACAAAATTGATGATCTATTAACATCTGGTAAAATGCAGCTTGTTTTCTCCGGTAAAGCCCACCCCAATGACCATTACGGTAAAGATATTGTCGCTACCCTGGTCAAAATGGATCAAAAGTACAAAGATAATGTAGTATTTTTAGAAAATTACGGTATGAAAATAACCAAATATCTGGTTCAGGGCTGTGATGTCTGGTTAAATAACCCCAGACGCCCTCTCGAAGCCAGTGGTACTTCCGGTATGAAGGCAGCAATAAACGGTGTTCTTAATCTCAGTGTCCTTGATGGCTGGGTTGCTGAAGGGCCAGAACATGGTATCAGTGGCTGGATTATTGATGAAGTCTTTGAGAGCCTGGATGAAAAACTTGAAGAAGATGAAAAAGACCTTAAGGCCCTTTACAAAATATTAAGGGAAGAAGTTATCCCTATTTACTATAATGACAGGGATAGATGGGAAGAAATGATGAAAGCCAGTATTGCCATGTCACACCGTAAGTTTTCAGCAGCACGAATGTTAGAAGATTATTACAACCTTATGTATAATAAAAAAGCCGAGCCTGCCCTGATTTAA
- a CDS encoding ISLre2 family transposase, whose translation MVNILLQNITDINTLEKAALELARQIMEKAIEKLEEELFKNKDKNLEVVRFLERTISTKVGNIKLRRRLYKDQKTGKSVILLDKKLGLKKKKRVSGEYLKLLVILASKMSYRQVEEVLAEAGFPHLSHTSIFNEVRDFGKRESERLKHEKEEVFTGGKILKGEEKEIPLLFIEADGIMVSSQEEGGKKLEIKLGLIHEGWEYTSPAKKRKRLKEPQIVAGVYEKADDFYEELIHQISKKYNLENTLVVLNGDGASWIQKTSKEYFENIIVQLDRYHIKRDVGLYFGREVADDLCRVLAEGRKQVFLDTLESLICMGETAENREKRRKIIKHFQKYEEHLLDYRYRIPTELRDEELHGMGAAEGYVDKNVARRMKNQGMSWSKKGAEAMARILMLKHNKELKERLGDQYYTIKNPVRKIKYMFKKADRDWSKWLQAKIPAINGPDSGKDWVKAIRGLATI comes from the coding sequence ATGGTAAATATTTTACTACAAAACATAACAGATATCAATACCTTGGAGAAGGCAGCACTGGAACTTGCAAGGCAGATAATGGAGAAGGCAATAGAAAAGCTTGAAGAAGAGCTATTTAAAAATAAAGATAAAAATTTAGAAGTAGTAAGATTTTTAGAAAGAACGATATCGACTAAAGTTGGAAACATCAAGCTTAGAAGGCGACTATATAAAGACCAAAAAACAGGAAAAAGCGTCATTTTACTGGACAAAAAACTGGGGTTAAAAAAGAAAAAAAGAGTAAGTGGAGAATACCTAAAACTGCTGGTAATACTGGCAAGTAAGATGAGCTACAGGCAAGTGGAGGAAGTACTGGCTGAAGCCGGTTTTCCCCATTTAAGCCATACAAGCATCTTTAATGAAGTCAGGGATTTTGGAAAAAGGGAGTCAGAGAGACTCAAACATGAAAAAGAGGAAGTATTCACAGGAGGTAAGATTTTAAAAGGAGAGGAAAAAGAAATACCATTACTGTTCATTGAAGCTGACGGGATAATGGTTAGTAGTCAGGAAGAAGGAGGAAAGAAGCTGGAAATCAAACTGGGATTAATCCATGAGGGCTGGGAATATACTAGTCCAGCAAAAAAACGGAAGAGATTGAAGGAGCCACAAATAGTAGCAGGAGTCTATGAAAAAGCAGATGACTTTTATGAAGAATTAATCCATCAAATAAGCAAAAAATATAATCTTGAAAACACTTTAGTAGTATTAAACGGGGACGGTGCCAGCTGGATACAAAAGACCAGTAAGGAATACTTTGAAAATATAATAGTACAACTGGATAGGTATCATATAAAAAGAGATGTAGGATTATACTTTGGACGAGAAGTTGCAGATGATTTATGCAGGGTATTAGCAGAAGGAAGAAAGCAGGTATTTCTGGACACATTGGAATCGTTAATATGTATGGGAGAAACAGCTGAAAACCGAGAAAAGAGGAGGAAAATAATAAAGCATTTCCAAAAGTATGAAGAGCACTTATTAGATTACAGATATCGGATACCAACAGAATTAAGGGATGAAGAATTACATGGGATGGGGGCAGCTGAGGGCTATGTGGATAAGAATGTGGCTCGCAGGATGAAAAACCAGGGAATGAGTTGGAGCAAAAAAGGTGCTGAGGCAATGGCTAGAATTTTAATGTTAAAACATAACAAGGAATTAAAAGAAAGACTTGGAGATCAGTATTACACAATAAAAAACCCGGTAAGGAAAATAAAATATATGTTTAAGAAAGCGGACAGGGATTGGAGTAAGTGGTTACAGGCAAAAATACCTGCAATAAATGGTCCAGATAGCGGTAAAGATTGGGTAAAAGCAATAAGAGGACTGGCAACTATTTAG
- a CDS encoding ISLre2 family transposase codes for MLHVQETVSKLALIIMEKFIKELEEELFRTKPKDLEVVGFRKKNIATKLGEIKIKRRLYKKKNSKNDYIFLLDDKLNIRKGRRVSGEYLKLLVSLSSMLSFRQVEEVIEEAGFPSLSHATIHKEVREFGERESKRIEYEREKVFTEGKLQVGGKKEKDLLFIEADGIMVSSQEDKERMEIKVGVVHEGWNYETPAKSRRRLKNPKVVMGMYKDADSFWEEFSSEISKEYDLTNTQVVLNGDGASWIQETAKDYFPGLIVQLDRFHIKKDVSRHFGYEIAEGLYKVLQEGEVQAFLDTLESLIWEAKTKEKQKQQHKLVKHYQKYKEHLLDYRYRLPEKLKQKKKLYGMGVVEGYVDKNIARRMKNQGMSWSKKGAEAMAKILMLKHNKKLKERLNDEYYKIKSPIKVLKYRKRKYTGNCSNWLQAKMPVLYGVDSGKDWVKAIKQLVTV; via the coding sequence ATTTTACACGTTCAAGAAACTGTTTCGAAACTTGCGTTAATAATTATGGAAAAATTTATAAAAGAACTTGAAGAAGAACTATTTAGGACTAAGCCAAAAGATTTAGAAGTTGTAGGTTTCAGAAAAAAGAACATTGCTACAAAATTAGGAGAAATAAAGATAAAAAGAAGGCTATATAAGAAGAAAAACAGTAAGAATGACTATATATTTCTTTTAGATGATAAATTAAATATACGTAAAGGAAGAAGAGTTAGTGGAGAATACCTGAAATTACTGGTTAGCCTTTCAAGTATGCTATCATTTAGACAGGTAGAAGAAGTAATTGAAGAAGCAGGTTTTCCATCACTAAGTCATGCTACCATCCATAAAGAGGTAAGAGAGTTTGGGGAACGAGAATCAAAAAGAATAGAATACGAAAGAGAGAAGGTTTTTACTGAAGGAAAATTACAGGTAGGTGGGAAAAAAGAGAAGGATCTTTTATTCATAGAAGCAGATGGAATAATGGTCAGCAGTCAAGAAGATAAAGAAAGAATGGAAATTAAAGTTGGGGTAGTACATGAAGGTTGGAACTACGAAACTCCAGCGAAAAGCAGAAGAAGATTAAAAAATCCTAAGGTAGTAATGGGAATGTATAAAGATGCTGATTCTTTCTGGGAAGAATTTAGTAGTGAGATAAGTAAAGAATATGATTTAACCAATACCCAGGTTGTTTTAAATGGTGATGGAGCTTCATGGATTCAAGAAACAGCAAAAGACTATTTTCCTGGCTTAATAGTACAACTGGATCGTTTTCATATAAAGAAGGATGTAAGCAGACATTTTGGATATGAAATAGCTGAAGGGTTATATAAGGTTTTACAAGAAGGAGAAGTCCAGGCATTTTTAGACACTTTAGAATCACTAATATGGGAAGCAAAGACAAAAGAAAAACAAAAACAGCAGCATAAACTAGTTAAGCATTACCAAAAGTATAAAGAACACTTACTAGACTACCGTTATAGACTTCCTGAGAAATTAAAGCAAAAAAAGAAGTTATATGGTATGGGAGTAGTTGAGGGTTATGTAGATAAAAATATAGCAAGAAGGATGAAGAATCAGGGGATGAGTTGGAGTAAAAAAGGTGCTGAGGCAATGGCTAAAATATTAATGTTAAAACATAATAAGAAATTAAAAGAACGGCTTAATGATGAGTATTATAAAATTAAGAGTCCGATCAAAGTCTTAAAGTACCGCAAAAGGAAATATACAGGGAATTGCAGTAACTGGTTACAGGCAAAGATGCCAGTACTATACGGAGTTGATAGTGGTAAAGACTGGGTAAAAGCGATAAAGCAACTGGTCACTGTTTGA
- a CDS encoding ABC transporter ATP-binding protein, whose protein sequence is MVGNVFIYYISSGEIKVNGLVPYENRKENSMHMGVVFGQRSQLYWDIPVEETFELFKKMYRIDEKRFKENVEFYVDLLEMGDFIRKPVRTLSLGQKMRANLTVALLHDPDVLYLDEPTIGLDVVVKSKIRKFIKAINKEKGTTVILTTHDMNDIENICDRIILIDQGQILYDGRLADFKENYGKQYTMMVQFSDNNIEIKDSRFNILKEDGQFKWLSFLKEDITVAEAVNYLSRNYNIIDLSIKEPDIEDIVRRIYENKIAL, encoded by the coding sequence TTGGTTGGCAATGTTTTTATATATTATATTTCTTCCGGTGAGATAAAGGTCAACGGCCTGGTGCCATATGAAAATAGAAAAGAAAACTCAATGCATATGGGAGTGGTTTTTGGCCAGAGATCACAATTATACTGGGATATTCCTGTTGAGGAAACTTTTGAACTTTTTAAGAAGATGTACAGGATTGATGAGAAACGTTTTAAGGAAAATGTTGAATTCTATGTAGACTTATTGGAAATGGGTGATTTTATAAGGAAACCTGTCCGGACATTAAGCCTTGGCCAGAAGATGAGGGCGAACTTGACAGTGGCCTTGCTCCATGACCCTGATGTTCTTTATCTGGATGAACCTACCATTGGCCTCGATGTTGTGGTGAAGAGTAAAATAAGAAAGTTTATTAAAGCGATAAATAAGGAAAAGGGAACCACTGTTATCCTTACGACCCATGATATGAATGATATTGAAAATATATGTGACCGGATTATCTTGATAGACCAGGGGCAGATCTTATATGACGGCAGGCTTGCTGATTTCAAGGAAAACTATGGGAAACAGTATACAATGATGGTTCAGTTTTCTGATAATAATATAGAAATAAAAGATTCCAGGTTTAATATACTAAAAGAAGATGGGCAGTTCAAATGGTTATCTTTTTTGAAAGAGGATATAACCGTTGCTGAAGCAGTTAATTATTTAAGCAGAAATTATAATATAATCGATCTGAGTATCAAAGAACCTGATATTGAGGATATTGTCAGAAGGATATATGAGAATAAAATAGCCTTATAA
- a CDS encoding THUMP domain-containing class I SAM-dependent RNA methyltransferase, translated as MEEIELIATSTFGLESIVKKEVKDLGYHIINVQNGKIVFKGDLKAICRANIWLRCAERVQLKVGEFKAITFDDLYEKTYSFPWDKWLPEHAAFPVSGKSVKSKLHSVPACQSIVKKAIVDKLKTRYHCSWFEEDGPVFPIQVAIHKDIATLTIDTSGDGLHKRGYRELVTKAPLQETIAAAMIYLSKWNEDRILIDPFCGSGTIPIETAMIGKNIAPGLNREFVSEKWPCIGQKLWKEAREEARDLIKDEFNPRLIMGTDRDENVIGIARHHSRKAGVADYIHFQQRDFSDFSTSRKYGYIITNPPYGERLSERSSVEKLYREMGRKLKPLDTWSFYILTSHSRFENFFGKRASKRRKLYNGGIECQYYQYYGPWPPRT; from the coding sequence ATGGAAGAAATTGAATTAATAGCAACATCAACATTTGGTCTGGAGAGTATAGTAAAAAAAGAGGTAAAAGACCTCGGTTATCATATTATAAATGTCCAGAATGGTAAAATTGTTTTTAAGGGAGATTTAAAAGCTATATGTCGTGCTAATATCTGGTTGAGGTGTGCGGAAAGGGTTCAACTAAAGGTGGGCGAGTTTAAGGCGATAACCTTTGATGACTTATATGAAAAAACTTATTCCTTTCCCTGGGATAAGTGGCTTCCAGAACATGCTGCCTTTCCAGTCAGTGGTAAGTCAGTAAAATCAAAGCTTCACAGTGTCCCTGCCTGTCAGTCCATTGTTAAAAAAGCTATTGTTGATAAGCTTAAAACCCGATACCATTGTTCCTGGTTTGAGGAAGATGGTCCTGTTTTTCCAATACAGGTTGCAATACATAAAGATATAGCTACCCTGACAATTGATACAAGTGGAGATGGCTTACATAAAAGGGGGTACCGGGAACTTGTTACCAAAGCTCCCTTACAGGAAACTATAGCTGCAGCAATGATTTATTTGAGTAAATGGAATGAAGACCGAATTCTTATAGACCCTTTCTGTGGTTCAGGGACAATCCCCATTGAAACGGCCATGATTGGAAAAAATATTGCCCCTGGACTAAACAGGGAATTTGTTTCTGAAAAATGGCCTTGTATAGGACAAAAGTTATGGAAAGAAGCCCGTGAGGAAGCAAGGGATCTGATTAAAGATGAGTTTAACCCAAGGTTGATTATGGGAACAGATAGAGATGAAAATGTTATCGGTATAGCAAGACACCATTCCCGGAAGGCCGGTGTTGCTGATTATATACATTTTCAACAGAGGGATTTTTCCGACTTTTCAACAAGCAGAAAATACGGTTATATAATTACTAATCCTCCTTATGGAGAGAGACTAAGCGAAAGAAGCTCAGTGGAAAAACTTTATAGAGAGATGGGACGAAAGCTTAAGCCCCTCGACACCTGGTCATTTTATATTTTGACTTCCCATAGCAGGTTTGAAAATTTTTTTGGAAAAAGGGCCAGTAAGAGACGGAAACTATATAATGGTGGTATAGAGTGTCAATATTATCAGTATTACGGTCCCTGGCCCCCCAGGACATAA
- a CDS encoding amylo-alpha-1,6-glucosidase — protein sequence MEEFLPESCREQACMFRNEWLVTNGLGSFASSTESGANTRRYHGLLIASFNPPVERRLMVSKVDDTLVIDNTRVNLASNLKNKELEDSGYKFLLSFRYKPYPVYVYSYKSFLIKKSIFMVPGKNITVVHYHILDGDFPALLELTPVLNSRDFHGETILSRPEQDQKTRGKSYKINSYDKNFKSISFDLNNYPLYMLWDKGYFKIKESFYKNMYYPFEAYRGLGDREDHYLPGKLIVDLEETCQFTIVFSTERVEKINYKKWKNQYMDKQQSLLQNYPKKRNTFIDQLIKSADHFIAYRRSTGKKTILAGFPWFTDWGRDTMISLPGLTLATGRYKEAREILTTFALNIKRGLLPNVFDDYSGEAAQYNTVDAALWFFYAIYKYYKYTRDKDFIKKIIPGLKEIIEYHIQGTDYDIKVDNEDGLLCAGNPSTQLTWMDVKVEDWVVTPRHGKAVEINALWYNALKIYNYLSSILNREPEFMDIIDKIEVNYEKKFWYNKGKYLYDVIDGNRKDKSLRPNQIFSVSLPFSLLPDNKEKMVVKKVMEELYVPLGLRSLNPSHSEYKGKYSGKRLERDGAYHQGTVWGWLIGPFFEAYLKVNKFSPQAKKNVQEMMKPFYDHIKEYGLGSISEIFDGNYPHIPRGCFAQAWSVAEILRIYTEYLI from the coding sequence ATGGAGGAGTTTTTACCTGAAAGCTGTCGGGAGCAGGCCTGTATGTTCAGAAACGAATGGCTTGTTACCAATGGACTTGGTTCTTTTGCCAGTTCGACTGAATCTGGAGCCAATACCAGACGTTATCATGGACTATTGATAGCTTCGTTTAATCCACCGGTAGAAAGAAGATTAATGGTAAGCAAAGTCGATGATACTCTCGTAATAGATAATACCAGGGTTAACCTGGCATCAAATTTAAAAAATAAAGAACTTGAGGACTCCGGTTATAAATTTTTATTATCTTTTAGATATAAACCATATCCTGTCTATGTTTATTCCTATAAAAGCTTTCTTATTAAAAAATCAATATTTATGGTTCCCGGGAAAAATATTACGGTAGTTCATTATCATATTCTTGATGGAGATTTTCCGGCCCTGCTGGAACTAACTCCAGTGTTAAACTCAAGGGACTTTCACGGGGAAACTATATTAAGTCGACCTGAACAGGACCAGAAGACCAGGGGCAAATCTTATAAAATTAATAGTTATGATAAAAATTTTAAAAGTATATCCTTCGATTTAAATAATTACCCCCTTTATATGTTATGGGATAAAGGTTATTTTAAAATTAAAGAATCATTTTATAAAAATATGTATTATCCCTTTGAAGCTTACCGGGGTCTGGGGGATAGGGAAGATCATTATCTACCTGGAAAATTAATTGTAGATTTAGAAGAAACCTGTCAATTTACAATTGTATTTTCAACAGAGAGGGTAGAGAAAATTAACTATAAGAAGTGGAAAAACCAGTATATGGATAAACAACAGTCTTTATTACAGAATTACCCCAAAAAAAGAAATACGTTTATAGATCAGTTAATTAAAAGTGCCGATCATTTTATAGCTTACCGGAGGTCAACCGGCAAGAAAACTATACTTGCTGGCTTTCCCTGGTTTACAGACTGGGGCCGGGATACAATGATTTCCCTTCCAGGATTAACCCTGGCTACCGGTAGATATAAAGAAGCCCGGGAAATACTGACTACCTTTGCATTAAATATTAAAAGAGGCCTGTTACCCAATGTCTTTGATGATTATTCTGGAGAAGCAGCCCAATACAATACAGTAGATGCTGCCCTATGGTTTTTTTATGCTATTTATAAATATTATAAATATACCCGGGATAAGGATTTTATAAAGAAAATAATTCCGGGGCTTAAAGAAATAATCGAATACCATATTCAAGGCACTGATTATGATATTAAAGTGGATAACGAAGATGGCTTGCTCTGTGCCGGGAATCCATCCACTCAGCTAACCTGGATGGATGTTAAAGTAGAGGACTGGGTTGTAACCCCACGCCATGGCAAAGCTGTGGAAATAAATGCCCTGTGGTATAATGCCTTAAAGATATATAATTATCTAAGTAGTATTCTTAACAGGGAACCTGAATTTATGGATATTATAGATAAAATTGAAGTAAATTATGAGAAAAAATTCTGGTATAACAAAGGCAAATATCTTTATGATGTTATTGATGGTAACAGAAAAGATAAGAGTCTAAGACCAAATCAAATATTTTCAGTTAGTTTACCTTTTTCACTTTTGCCAGATAATAAAGAAAAGATGGTGGTTAAAAAGGTTATGGAAGAGCTCTATGTACCCCTGGGGTTAAGGAGTTTGAATCCATCTCATTCCGAATATAAAGGTAAGTATTCAGGCAAGCGCCTGGAGCGTGATGGGGCTTACCATCAGGGGACTGTCTGGGGTTGGTTGATAGGACCCTTTTTTGAAGCATACCTTAAGGTAAACAAATTTTCACCACAGGCTAAAAAAAATGTCCAGGAAATGATGAAACCCTTTTATGATCATATAAAAGAATATGGACTGGGCAGTATTTCTGAAATTTTTGATGGAAATTACCCTCATATACCCAGGGGTTGTTTTGCCCAGGCCTGGTCTGTTGCCGAGATTTTAAGAATTTATACAGAATATCTAATATAG